One part of the Haloprofundus halobius genome encodes these proteins:
- a CDS encoding Gfo/Idh/MocA family protein, whose translation MSSQNNGEVTPEYRFGIVGHGWLGGVIGGQIRDHERTTVVGVADVAAEARRRAGEKLALSAGALYESYEELLAAEELDAVVVSTPHALHYEQVTAGLDAGLDVLCEKPLCVDPAKARELVDRVEASDRTVMLGYQRHLNGAYRTARRRLAESSDDVVYVDAEISQPYMELFGGTWRTNPDLSGGSVTYDTGNHLIDGLLWTTGLEPVSVSAEMTFEDDDERVESDAALCVTFEGGLTGTVAVSGRTPRFTERIRVWTDSEEIRFDEDEVVVVDADGDEWRPHLDRGDDPNKIEAFVDALDAGEEPPATARDSFRAVALTAAAYESARTGRRVDIDLDPA comes from the coding sequence GTGAGCAGCCAGAACAACGGCGAGGTGACGCCAGAGTATCGATTCGGCATCGTCGGCCACGGGTGGCTAGGCGGCGTCATCGGCGGTCAGATACGGGACCACGAGCGGACGACAGTCGTCGGCGTCGCCGACGTCGCCGCCGAGGCGCGCCGGCGCGCCGGTGAGAAGCTCGCGCTCTCGGCGGGGGCGCTGTACGAGAGCTACGAGGAACTGTTGGCGGCCGAGGAACTCGACGCCGTCGTCGTCTCGACCCCGCACGCGCTCCACTACGAACAGGTCACCGCCGGGCTCGACGCCGGGCTCGACGTGCTCTGCGAGAAACCGCTCTGCGTCGACCCGGCGAAGGCGAGGGAACTCGTCGACCGCGTCGAGGCGAGCGACCGGACGGTGATGCTCGGCTACCAGCGCCACCTCAACGGCGCCTACCGGACGGCGCGCCGACGTCTCGCGGAGTCCTCGGACGACGTGGTCTACGTCGACGCCGAGATCTCCCAGCCGTACATGGAGCTGTTCGGCGGCACGTGGCGGACGAATCCAGACCTCAGCGGCGGGAGCGTCACCTACGACACCGGTAACCACCTCATCGACGGACTCCTCTGGACGACGGGGCTGGAGCCCGTCAGCGTCTCCGCCGAGATGACGTTCGAGGACGACGACGAGCGCGTCGAGTCCGACGCCGCGCTCTGCGTCACCTTCGAGGGCGGCCTCACCGGGACCGTTGCCGTCTCGGGGCGAACCCCGCGGTTCACAGAGCGCATCCGCGTCTGGACCGACTCCGAGGAGATTCGCTTCGACGAGGACGAGGTGGTCGTTGTCGACGCCGACGGCGACGAGTGGCGCCCGCACCTCGACCGGGGGGACGACCCGAACAAGATAGAGGCGTTCGTCGACGCGCTCGACGCCGGCGAGGAGCCGCCCGCGACCGCCCGCGACTCCTTCCGCGCCGTCGCGCTGACCGCCGCGGCGTACGAGTCCGCGCGGACCGGTCGGCGGGTCGACATCGACCTCGACCCCGCGTGA